A genomic region of Rhodanobacter sp. contains the following coding sequences:
- a CDS encoding glucokinase family protein, protein MANPWRGSALDVRNRLTGISQAPFLAADIGGTHARVALVQAPREDGRPVELLAYRKFACADFPRLSALLQSFLDADVRVPVRHCVLACAGQLLFDEVVNDNLPWPVHLPSLAHALALDDVAALNDFEALGYALDGELARGARHLCGPASPAHGPALVIGPGTGLGAAVRVPGPAGGLVLTTEAGQMDFAPNSLREREILAYLAPHGGYVEFERIVSGPGLLTVYTALCALHGERPKLATPEAVTAAAAAGSDAHAVEAVEVFCAALGSLAGNLALAFMASGGVYLAGGFLSSMFGLLERSAFEQRFLHGRSARSLLSQVPVWVTEHGRHGVQGAAHWYLRRLAA, encoded by the coding sequence ATGGCGAATCCATGGCGGGGGAGCGCGCTGGACGTGAGGAATCGTTTGACGGGGATATCGCAGGCACCGTTCCTGGCGGCCGACATCGGCGGCACCCACGCGCGCGTGGCGCTGGTGCAGGCACCGCGCGAAGACGGGCGCCCGGTCGAACTGCTCGCCTATCGCAAGTTCGCATGCGCGGATTTCCCGCGGCTGTCGGCGCTGCTGCAATCCTTCCTCGACGCGGACGTGCGCGTTCCGGTGCGCCATTGCGTGCTCGCCTGCGCTGGCCAGTTGCTGTTCGACGAGGTGGTCAACGACAACCTCCCCTGGCCGGTCCACCTGCCGTCGCTGGCGCATGCACTGGCGCTGGACGACGTGGCGGCGCTCAACGATTTCGAGGCGCTGGGCTATGCGCTCGACGGCGAGCTGGCCCGCGGCGCACGCCATCTGTGCGGCCCCGCCTCGCCCGCCCACGGTCCGGCGCTGGTGATCGGACCGGGTACCGGCCTGGGCGCAGCGGTGCGCGTCCCCGGCCCTGCTGGCGGCCTGGTGCTGACGACGGAAGCCGGCCAGATGGACTTCGCGCCGAACTCGCTGCGCGAGCGCGAGATCCTCGCGTACCTGGCGCCGCACGGCGGCTACGTGGAGTTCGAACGCATCGTCTCCGGCCCCGGCCTGCTGACCGTGTACACGGCCCTGTGCGCGCTGCACGGGGAGAGGCCGAAACTGGCGACGCCCGAGGCCGTCACCGCCGCGGCCGCCGCAGGCAGCGACGCGCATGCCGTGGAAGCCGTGGAGGTGTTCTGCGCCGCGCTGGGCAGCCTGGCCGGCAACCTCGCGCTGGCCTTCATGGCCAGCGGCGGCGTGTACCTGGCCGGCGGGTTCCTTTCCTCGATGTTCGGGTTGCTCGAGCGCAGCGCCTTCGAGCAGCGCTTCCTGCACGGGCGCAGCGCGCGCAGCCTGTTGTCGCAGGTACCGGTCTGGGTGACGGAGCACGGCCGCCATGGCGTGCAGGGAGCGGCCCATTGGTACCTCAGGCGGTTGGCCGCATGA